The following is a genomic window from Desulfuromonadaceae bacterium.
ATATGCCACAAACATCTCCCCCGAATATCGCTGGTATAACGGCAGTGCCTCCGCATACAACCGTGGCGACAAGTTTAATCCACAGGAGATTCTCAGGCTGACCTATCCCCTTGGCAGTCGTGATGACAGAAAATCAAAAATCTTTCCGTTTAAAGTGATGCGTGGCAAGCAGATTTACGATGCCAAAAACCTGACGCTGGTTACGGCAAAACTGGTCGGAAAAGGTGGCTACTGGACGGAGTTCGACTGGAAAAAATCCGCTACTTTGGGGAGCCAGGCCAGTGGCATGCCATTTAGTGGAGAATATGCCTTTGCTGAAACCGAAATGTGGTGGCGGATTAATCATATGGTGTCACCTAAGGAAAAGGCATTAGGTTGTCTTGACTGCCACGGGGACAACGGTCGTCTCGACTGGCAGGCCTTCGGTTACAAAGGGGATCCGATGACGAATGCAAAGTGGTCACGGTCGCAGTAAGTATCCGCCCCTCACAGGGGCTGCAACGCACTCGCAAAGTCAAAAGCTTAGACCCGTAATGGCGGGGGATTCCTTGCGTACTAAAACAATCTGAAAAAAGGAGAAGAGCTGATGACAGATTTACTGATTTTACTGGGCATTGTCGCAGCCTGGTTTATCCTGAACCGCTGGATTTTGCCACGCATGGGGGTGCAGACCTGAATGTCGGATACCTGCAAGCCTCCCGTGGAGGAGGCTGAAAACAAAAAACCGGAAGATGTATAAGCTGTCGGGGCGGGCGGGAGAGCAACTCCTGCCCGCCCCGTGCGTCCTGTTTGCATACACAATCCAGATACAGACATGGTCTTCAGAACTTACCTGCTGAAACATTGTGCTTGAACGCAATATCCGGCTGTGGTCTACTGCCCGGACAAATGCAGTTCTATTAACCGTTCAGGGATGGAGTGGGCAGATGCTGAAAATATTCAAGAAATTTATAAGCCGTTTAACCCTCAGATAAGTTGGGTTGAACGGTTTTTAGTTTTGAGTAACCGACTGTGGACTTGCGGTAATAATGACAGGGTTTCAGTGAGGCAATTAGGGAACAAGCAACGGCCCGGCTGCCTTTTCGTAACTGTCGGCCTGATGATTGAGCGGGTAAGAGCCGAGCTGGGTTGGCGGATGATGAATAACTTACACAACTTTCCAGCGTCCCACATTCCTAATGAATGCAAGTGAGTAGCGAAAGGTTGGGGGATCAGGATTGTGGTTATTGAGAGTGTCCCACACTTTGTCATTGTTTCTTGATAGGGGGATTTTATGAAGAATTTTATGCTTTTGGGTGTTTGTGTTCTCTTTGCAATTTTGACGGGATGTGGTGGGGAGGGTGACGTTTTTAATGAAGAAATCACCAACGTCGCCCCAATTGCGAATGCCGGTGCAAATTTAAGCGTTGAGACTGGCTCTGTTGTGACTCTGAATGGTGGGGCAACAGACGCCGATGGCGATCTCGTAACCTTTCTGTGGGAATTCATGTCCAGACCTTCTGGTAGTTCTTCATCACTTTCAAGTCCAATATCGGCAAATCCCTCTTTTACTGCTGACCTTGATGGTTCGTATGTCCTGCTTTTGACAGTAAATGACGGTATTGAGTCCAGCCCTGCTGATATGATCGTGGTAATATCTTCAAGCTTAAATGCAACTCCCGTCGCGAATGCCGGTGCTGATCAAAATGTGGTAACCAATAGCACTGTTTCGCTGTATGGCAGCGGCAGCTCAGATGCAGATGGAGATTTGCTGAGCTACCAATGGACATTCGTGTCAATTCCGCCCGGAAGCATCGCGTCATTATCTGATAGCACCGCGCCAACACCCACGTTTGTTGCTGACTTGGATGGTAGCTACGTTCTAAATCTGATCGTTAATGACGGGACGGTTGACAGCCAGGTTAACAATATGGCTGTAACTTGTACTTCTGATTACTCAGGATTGTTTTCTAAAAGTGTTTCGTCGAGTACTTCCAAGACCAATAATGCATATGGGGCTGGATCTTCTTTTAGTCTTTCAATAACTAACATTTCTAATATACCATTTGTATGTACAAGGGCTGAGCTTTTTAGTGGTGTATCTATCGTTGGTGGTACTGAAGATGCTAGTTTATTGGGCGGGAATCAATTAGATCCAAATGAAAATATTGGAGTTCGTTTTACTCTGAATACTTCTGTATCAGACAATGGCTTTGAGTTTAGGTACTATCTAAATCGCCCTGACACTGGAGAGACTTTTATTGTTAAATATTTGTTTTTATGACTTATAAATCAAATTATTTCTAGATGGTGGGCATATGAATAAATATGTATTTCTTCTGATTTGTTTATTGGTGAATATTTTTATTGGCTCTTCCGTTTCATTTGCAGAGATGTATGTCTCTAGTGGTTTGAACGCTGGATTGATCAAAGACTCTACTGTCGTATCCGATGGCGCAGAGATTGGCGAATTTAGTTATGAACCAAGCATTGGGTTAGTGTTCGCAATCGGTGGTCCCTTGGAAGAGGGCCGTGTTGAGGTTGAAATTGGCTATCGTACCTCAAATGTCACCTACAATAGAAAATTCGGGTCTCGTGAAATTAAAACTGAGGGGGATTGTTCACTTTTTACTGTAATGGGTAATAGCTTTTATGACATTCCTTCAGCTGATCGTTTTTTTTCATATATTGGGGTAGGGCTGGGTTTTGCGAACATTAAAATTGACAGTGCAACGGGGAGTGATAATGCGAATTTGATCGCCTATCAGATCATGTTGGGGGAAGGGTACGAAGTTACAAAAACAATTATTATTGATCTTCAGTATAGATTTTTTGGTACAAGTGATCCTCGATTCAGTAGCGCTGGTACGACGATAGAAAGTAAGTATTTGTCGCATAATATATTGGTAGGTTTGCGATACAATTTTTAATCGTAGATGTGCAAATACTTGGGGCTTTTAAGATTGCAAGGTTGCAAAATTCGAATAATCTTTTTTTGGGCGTTCCGCCCGCCCTTCACTTCAGATTCGAAACCGGCACAAAATAAATCTCACCTCTCTTGCGTCTTTTCTCCTAAACCTGCAATAATATAATCCTACACGCGTGTTGACAGCAATCCTCCCGGAAGGACATTTCATGAGTCTGCCCCGCCACACACTGATTACCAAAACGATCGACATCCTTGTTGCCGATTTTCTGCAAGGGAAGATTGAAGCGCTGCGCCTGGCGATGACTGCACTGCTGGCGGGGGGGCATCTGCTGCTCGAAGATATCCCCGGACTGGGCAAAACCACTTTGGCGTTGGCCCTTTCGGGCGCTCTCGGCCTCAGTTTCGGGCGGGTGCAATGTACCAGCGATCTGCTGCCGTCCGATATCACCGGGCTGTCGATCTTTGACCGGGAAAAGAATGCATTCAAATTCATGCCCGGCCCGATCTTCAACAATCTGCTGCTGGTCGACGAAATCAATCGCGCCACGCCAAAAACCCAGAGTGCCCTGCTCGAAGCGATGGAGGAACGCCGGGTGACGATTGAGGGGACGACCCACAATCTGCCCGATCCTTTTCTGGTGATCGCCACCCAGAATCCGCTCGAACAGGTCGGCACCTATCCGTTGCCTGAATCGCAGATGGATCGTTTTCTGATCACTACCGGCGTCGGTTATCCTCCGCCGGCGATCGAAAAAGAGATTATCCGCGCGGGGAGTATCCGTGAGGAAATCCGCGCCATGCACTCGTTGCTGACCCTTGACGACATTCTCACCGCGCGCCGTTTCATCCGCGAGGAAATCCAGCTTGGCGACCGGGTGCTCGATTACATTCACACTCTGATTG
Proteins encoded in this region:
- a CDS encoding PKD domain-containing protein, with the translated sequence MKNFMLLGVCVLFAILTGCGGEGDVFNEEITNVAPIANAGANLSVETGSVVTLNGGATDADGDLVTFLWEFMSRPSGSSSSLSSPISANPSFTADLDGSYVLLLTVNDGIESSPADMIVVISSSLNATPVANAGADQNVVTNSTVSLYGSGSSDADGDLLSYQWTFVSIPPGSIASLSDSTAPTPTFVADLDGSYVLNLIVNDGTVDSQVNNMAVTCTSDYSGLFSKSVSSSTSKTNNAYGAGSSFSLSITNISNIPFVCTRAELFSGVSIVGGTEDASLLGGNQLDPNENIGVRFTLNTSVSDNGFEFRYYLNRPDTGETFIVKYLFL
- a CDS encoding outer membrane beta-barrel protein — protein: MNKYVFLLICLLVNIFIGSSVSFAEMYVSSGLNAGLIKDSTVVSDGAEIGEFSYEPSIGLVFAIGGPLEEGRVEVEIGYRTSNVTYNRKFGSREIKTEGDCSLFTVMGNSFYDIPSADRFFSYIGVGLGFANIKIDSATGSDNANLIAYQIMLGEGYEVTKTIIIDLQYRFFGTSDPRFSSAGTTIESKYLSHNILVGLRYNF
- a CDS encoding AAA family ATPase, encoding MSLPRHTLITKTIDILVADFLQGKIEALRLAMTALLAGGHLLLEDIPGLGKTTLALALSGALGLSFGRVQCTSDLLPSDITGLSIFDREKNAFKFMPGPIFNNLLLVDEINRATPKTQSALLEAMEERRVTIEGTTHNLPDPFLVIATQNPLEQVGTYPLPESQMDRFLITTGVGYPPPAIEKEIIRAGSIREEIRAMHSLLTLDDILTARRFIREEIQLGDRVLDYIHTLIVATRDHEMLLSGISTRGGIAIADAARAAAYLRGRAYVIPEDVREMIIPVGAHRLIPRAEHETLGKREVLQSIVAALPVPLA